One Ictalurus furcatus strain D&B chromosome 22, Billie_1.0, whole genome shotgun sequence genomic window, TTGACAGGCTACACCGTGTCATGGTGGACACTTTGTATCTTTGAATCTATTACGGACCGCTTCGTTTATTCCTTCATTATCGCAGCCGAAGGTATAACAGTCCAGACGGTTACTGGGCTATTGGCCCCCTGCTCTCAACAGTGATGCATGCAGCAATAATCTCTGTGGAAACTCGACCGTGGCGATCTCATTCCCAAATCAATAGCAGCATCCTGCAACTGGAGAGGGGTTTTCTATTATAATAaagagaccccccccccccccgccccccatcTTGCCCTCCTGCAGTGCCTCAGCTCGTGATGAGACTCTAATGTTTGCTGTGATGTATACACGGCCTATAAACATTCCTCTAATTTCCACTCTTGATAACGGAGAAGAGGAGCTCCACGCTGCCAAACAGAGCAGTAAATTGGAATCGTGTTAAAAGGAGAAAAGTAAAACGTTTCGGACGAACTGAAAGAAACTAGTTTCAGAAAAGAGTCGACTCCTGACCGTGTACGTCGGGACGATGTGACAAATATCTCTACCATATCTAACAACACTTCACAGGAAGTCGTGTCTCACCGTGTGACATTTGACCTCCGAGTTTTTCAAGATCAGTGCTGAGGCTGATTAGCGATGGTCTTCACTCTCTGCCACTCGTGGGCGGTGGCGGTGTTCAGTGAAGATAAATGGGCTTCATGATTACGCTAATttgtgggggggttttttttagtgttCGCTTATTATGTTTCATCTCTCTGTGTCGCCCAATGCAGAGCCAGTGAGGACACGAtgtgttactatggaaacaggGGCAGTCCGGAACCCGTGCGCCTCAAAGCGGGTTTGTTCTGTTCCTCtatgggcacacacacacttagcactTTCTTCTATGTGCATGTCGTATACTTGACAGAAATGCGGGTGAGAAATGCAAGTATGTGAGCAAGGAGgacagagctctgtgtgtgtgtgtgtgtgtgtgtgtgtgtgtgtgtgtttcagcaggAATCTACGGTCTCAGTAACTCTCTGTTGGACACTCCTTGGAGGAAGATGCAACGCGGGAAACAGCACTTTAGCAGTGTGGTGAATAAAACACTGCCCCCTGAAGGCCTGGTCCAGGAACTGCTGCAAGTCCTGAACGACGAGGAACTGTGAggaactgtctgtctgtctgtctgtctgtctgtttacacacacacacacacacacacacactatgttcTGTATGCCATGTTTCTACTCTTTCTTGGTTTATTTggagtcacacactcacattccaCTTACATACTGAAATCCTTCTAGACCCTccacatgtctctctctctctctctctctcgtacttTCAGTCCTCTGATTTGTTCACTTTAGGCGAAATCCAGGAGAGTGTATTTGAAAGTTATTGCAGAAGATCTTTGAAAACTTTAAAGCAGcgtttcggggttttttttgcccCGCAGCCTGAGGAGGTCGATTTTAATGAACTCGTCGCTCGTGCAGCAGCTCACGTCCGTCTGATCATCAGAGAAGTACAAATTTAACTGgaactgtctctctttcacacatgcacacgcagatacatctctctctctctctctctctctctctctctccacctcgtTATCACTTAACAAACACTGACGATAGCGAGCCGCTACACGAGCACGTTTAGCCGTGCCCTTGCGTGGACTAGATGGAGAAAATGGAATGTTGATGaggtgttgagtgtgtgtgtgtgtgtgtgtgtgtgtgtgcacgttatTAACCTCCGCGGAACTGATGTATTGCTATAACGAGTTTCAGACACGGCACAAGCGTCTTCGCTGTGGCCTGACGCTCAGATTTGAGCTTTGTACCCTTTTTGTGAGCTTTGAACCGTGTTTAAAAAAGTGTCAGGAACGTGAGAATTCGTTAATACGAATGAGCACAAGCGGAGCAGGTGACGAGCACGTGATGAGCTAATCAAAGCCGTTCTGGGTTTTCTTTAACGCTCTGCGTTCACCAGCCAGCAAGCAGCGAGCAGGGGGCCAGGCATTTCCTGTGGAAGCGCAGATGCGAAGAGAAACACGGTGCTTTACTTATGTTAATGCAGTTGAGTTCTAATGTGAATTTATAAGCCGAACGACGGGGTTTAATCAGACCCCGGATTAGAGGGAAACTCGCCGGGATTAATTGATGTTTCATTGAGACATTCGTGATTGAAAGATGATACTGTGTCGGAATCAGCTATAATTTTATCCCGTcagggtttggggtttgtttgAGACACTCGTCCTGTCATCGGGGAAAAGAACATTCAGTGGGCTTGCAGATATTGCGAGCCAGCAAAGCGGCGTAAATTTGAATTGATGTTATTCATGAGACGGCGTGATTGCTGTTCTCGTTATCCTGAACAAATACAGACCTGCATCCCTGCGGCTCCAGTTACGTCTCTCGCCCTCTCTGATAACGAGCCTTACTCTACACTGATGTTCATGTGCGACGCGACGATCCCTGCTAGAGAAAACAACCGTGACCATCGGTAGGGTCGTCtcgctgtttatttattatctacTTAGCTCTTGTTTATGATCTGTCATGCAGGATGAAAACCACTTTGTCTGAGAAGTTCTATGAATGAATCTGAAAAGGCGTTGCGTCTCAGGAAGAAGACTCGGGATGTAGTAGAGGTCATGATATTGGGTCGTTCCACCCTAGTTCAACTAGGTTACATGGTTTCCCTGtgctctgggggtttcctctggctactccggttttctccacCAGtccatgtccaaattgtccatagatTGTGACTGTGCCCTGTAGTGGGATGGCACctcatccaaggtgtcccctgccttgtgtcccggGTTCTccatgtgaccctgtgtaggacaagcagATACGCGATatggaaaaatggatggatcgatgGGATCttcttacctctctctctctctctctcagaaacaCACCTGACCACATGCAGGAGAGCCAAGGTGAAGGCTTCAGCAAGGACTTGCTTAAACTTCTGtccgctgtgtgtgtgcgtgcgccgGGTTACGGCACCAGGTTGGCGAATTATTGTGTTTATCTTGAACGTTTGGTGAAAGTTCTCTGGACCGTAGCGTTGTTGAAGTCTGTTTACTTTGcgtttctttctcactctccgGTTCAGGACGAACACCATCATCCTGATCGACAGCGAAGATAACGTCAGCTTCACCGAGCGCACCATGCTGAACTGCGACGTCACCCAGTGGAGCACACGGTCCTTCCAGTTCAAGCTGCAGGAATGAGCGCACCACACCCGCCGCCACTCGTGCCTTTCTTCACCATTTCCATTGAACTCTCACTCTCCGCTGAAGCGAGGGATTTCTTCCAGCAAGCGTCTGTGTAGAGTTCCATAAGACTCTGAAGTGTGAAGACCCCCGAGGCACCGTCACGTGGCTGAACCTGAACACGACGTCTGTGGTAGTGTTGAATGTTGCACTAAATGTCGTTTttggtccattttttttttaaataactactATCGATCAGTATTGATGTAAGACTTGAGTAGTGATGTTGAATAGGTTAGAATTCTTTGAAGGCTATCTGCCAAAGAAAACAGACTCTTTTTAATTTGGAGACATAAGTGAGTTTTGTTTTGATTAGTGacctgctgtttaaaaaaaaaaaaaaaaaaaaaaaaaaaaaaaatcagctcacGTATGGCACAACTCAGGAACTGCACATGATGTATGGTGCTCCGATCACCACAATAAACTTTATTTCATCTTCCATAACTGTACAAACTGTGTGTTGTACACAACATGGTTGTTCCCTTGATGTTGAGCATAATTTGTATTAATCTTGATTGAGATATTATGAGTGGTTTTTTTGGTAGGCAGTTGTAAGatgttagcataacgttagctatGTCTCAGATTGAGTACTTGGCATAatttagtgcaaaaaaaaattcatttttacaaacaTATACCAAtctgaaaaaataatatatgctttatattatataatgtttttgaAAAGTGACTGGGCCTGCTTGAATACTGTCCCAGTCACTCCCACAgcaagtttgaccaatccctaTCACTCCCACAaaaggtttgaccaatccctaTCACTCCCAcaaaaagtttgaccaatcccgatCACTCCCacagaaggtttgaccaatcccgaTCACTCCCAtagaaggtttgaccaatcccgaTCACTCCCATAGAAGGTTTTACCAATCCCTATCACTCCCAtagaaggtttgaccaatccctaTCACTCCCAtagaaggtttgaccaatccctaTCACTCTCAtagaaggtttgaccaatcccgaTCACTCCCGCAAAAACTTTGACCAATCCCTATCACTCCCATAGAAGGTTTGACCAAACCCTATCACTCCCAtagaaggtttgaccaatccctaTCACTCTCAtagaaggtttgaccaatcccgaTCACTCCCGCAAAAACTTTGACCAATCCCGATCACTCCCAtagaaggtttgaccaatcccgaTCACTCCCAtagaaggtttgaccaatcccgaTCACTCCCGCAAAAACTTTGACCAATCCCGATCACTCCCATAGAAGGTTTGACCAAACCCTATCACTCCCAtagaaggtttgaccaatcccgaTCACTCCCATCgaaggtttgaccaatcccgaTCACTCCCGCAAAAACTTTGTCCAATCCCTATCACTCCCAtagaaggtttgaccaatccctaTCACTCCCAtagaaggtttgaccaatcccgaTCACTCCCAtagaaggtttgaccaatcccgaTCACTCCCAtagaaggtttgaccaatcccgaTCGCTCCCAtagaaggtttgaccaatcccgaTCGCTCCCACAGAAGGTTTGCCCAATCCCGATCGCTCCCGCAAAAACTTTGACCAATCCCGATCACTCCTGCAAAAACTTTGACCAATCCCTATCACTCCCACAGAACGTTTGAACAATCCCACATtctcctgcagaaagtttgaccaatcgaCCGGCTTCTGCAGTAACTTAAATCACAATGACCCTGACCAAAGTGAAGCATTTACTCTGGCatttatccactgaagcaagggtgagacttgggaataaactgtttttggcaagtgtgtgtttttaggttCTCCGTATGGGACCATCCACAGGAGCAGAAGGTAAGCCACAAGTGCAGAAGCAGAGCATCAGGACGGATTAAGAGTACGTTGTATGAGTCGGGACTCTGGCAGGACTGGCTGTGACAGCATAACTAACATGGGTAACACGCTTACGAGAGCACCCTGGAACATAACCTATCACCAAGTGCCATGAATCGCTGCGTCGCACTAAAAACCTCCCTGTTTACCAAAACTCTGAATGCTCATGGGTTTAGATTTCGGCTCTGAACTAAGGCAACAGTAAGAGGACAAAAGCTACACTTGCCTACAGCAAAGTGCTGGTTGTCTGAGCAGATCAGATTTGATGGAGTGTGTCTTATGAATCTAGTTTCCCAGCTTTGTAAGTTTTGAGGTGAAATAACAgtttctctttatttacttcATGACCTCGAATGACTGACTTCCATCGATTAGTCGGATGGAAAGATGCCGAGACTTTTGGTCGCCTCAGAAGTTGTTTTTGATGAaggaatggggaaaaaaaattgcacccTGTCTTGAAAGAAGCTTCACTGATGCACAAAAACCTCACGATGGACTTTTTACATAAGCAACCGTCGCTGAGTAAAATAAACTGATGTTAAGTGcagtttaattaaaaagaaaaattcaaaCGAGATCAattttaatcagttttaaaAGCGTCACATATAAGACACATATAAGGGTAGGATGTCCTTTTACGCACAAAGGTTTATTATTCGACTGAGATGAAAATTCTTAAAAACTGTTACTGCATTTACTGATTTGGTCACACACTTTAATCTAAAGCAGAAACCAGTCCCAGTAAAAGCCATGGTAGGTGCTGTAGTGTTTTCACACACTGTTCAGTATTATTCTATGCAGATTAAAATCTAGCAcataatttctctctctctttctctctctctatttcttttagCAATCTGTACAtggagggttgttttttttttattattattgctgcggccaaaaatgcttgattttagtTTTTTGTGGTAAACTACTTTAACTGGTGAAATCACGATCGCAGGAAATTGTTTTTAAAGGTCTTTCACAGTGgggtttgttggtaaatgagaccttttagctgtactcatgttcgacgcatgtgaatcgaagtgGGCTTTGGcttgaatgcgtgttgtgatgacgtcatatGACGCACcttggccaaaatctgcagtaatttttaaaaattgcaagctcctcggaATACTGCAGAGTGGAGGGAttttatttgtgctgttgtgaggggttctattcagggggttgaataatttagaGACTGGAGacgtcattataagttgcattttcagttgagttTGGGGagaccacttgaagcattcgtcgtgttgaactatttcaactgctttttttttatttgttcattgcagacagttgaaagtctgtacattttgacaataaacctgatttgtaatggggaggggtgaataattttgattgcatctGTAGTTATGTTGTACACTTGTATGGAGTTTGGGATAaagactttgaccgtggcagccttgttagtgccagatgggctagttTGAGTACACTATATTGCCTGTTCCAGCATGCCAGTGGCCCTGTGCACAAaccgagctccatgaagacatgctttACCAAGCTTggggtggaagaactcgagtgccctgacctcaaccccactgaacaccgtTGGGATGAagtggaacgccgactgcaccccagacctcctcacctgtCCTCATTAATGtgcttgtagctgaatgaacacaaatccccacagccacgccccaaaatctagtggaaagccttcccagaagagtggagcgcattataacaggaaccggggactaaatctggaatgcgATGTTCAACAAgtgcatatgggtgtgatgatcaggtgaacacaaacttttggctgtgTAGAGTATCTCCTGGTATCTTCACCCACAAcactctctagagtttacacagaacggaAACGTCTTGTTGtgtgagagaggtcagaggacaaTGGCCAGACTGACAGGAAGGCTCCTgaaactcaaataagcactctacAACCGTGCTGaagagaaaagcatctcagaatgcacaacacgtcgaaccttgaggtggacggCCTATAAACAGACCACGTCGAGTTCCACTCACGTCAGccgagaacaggaatctgaaacTCGCGGAAACCCCACAGGGAATGGATTCTGAGCTAAATTACTTATAGCATGTCGTTTTTAAAGCCACTATATTATTTTCTAAACTGTGGTATTTGATGACTTATCACAGCTGAGCTTGGCAGCAGTTTTTGCTGGTTAGTagctcaaaagtttgcatctccCTTGACCTTCATGGTCATTTGAATGTGCGTCAGTAAGGTATCTAATGACAGCACGTGTTCACTTAAAAACTGGAGAATCAGACAATTTTACATCatgaaatatacaaatatacaaattatattaaataaataaataaataaaacagtatatatattaaatatttaaaaaaaaaaactttaaccaAACGGTTTGTTTAAAattgttatataaaaatatgaaacaatCTAAAAATTCTATGTTGCATTTATTTAGgcttaaatatcatttaaaaaatgacacattttatataaaaaaattattgcgcgcttttattttccatattaaaAGTAGCGTTACTGTACCGCGGCTGTGCGCTGTGCTTTTAAATCACCatgctgggaaatgtagtcctCTGTTCCGCCATCTTTGTTTTAACTGAACACAGGTGGCGGGCTCGGAGAACTACAAAGACCACAAGGCGGGGCGGACAAGTCCAAACAAGACGGGCGTAGGCGTTAGCTTTAAAGCAACATCACCAAGGTTGTTTAGGTACGTACCAAGAGAATAACAGCGCGTAAGGTATGTCCAGAATAGTGTCGATTTTTAATCAGCGTTAAAGCTAACGTGAGAACTGACGCCATTTTCCCTCTAAAGAAGTGCTAAAGTGAAGAAATAGCGAAGCTAGTCGGCTAATTATACAGTGTAGCAGGCTAGCGATAGTTAGCTGTCAGGTAAGCGCACTCGTTACTGTTACATTATTAACGTCAATTTATTTCAGTATTATTAtctgtaaaaactgtaatatcGGCGTCGCTATTGAACAAGTTCGCTGATTAGCCATTTATAGCTAATTTAGCTGTATTAGggaggtgggggaaaaaaacccggAAAGTGCTTTATGGCTCGTTGGAACGTTACAAATTGACGCTAAAGTTGAACAAGATGTCCGCCAGAACGAAAGATACTGTTTAGCGATTTAAGAAAATAACTTGTTATGAATTTAATCTTCAAACCGGTTTCATAACGTTAGATACACTCGCTATATTCAGTCTGGCGTGTGAGTTGTTTTCATACCCGTATTGCCCCCTGCGGTGTGATTGGCTAGTAGCCAGTCCTCGCGCGAAATGAataacactagccaatcataaTCCAGAACGAGGAATCGCGGTAGCCAATCGTGAAGCAGGAGGTGGGATTTATCGGTTGTGGTTGAAGGGGGAAAAGGAACTAGCTGGCAATATGAGGTTtcacctctttttcttttccttctttaacCTGTTTTCCGCAGTATTAAATATTTGCCTGATGCACATTTCTGTTGTTATTGTGAAATTATTTGTCTTGTATCCATAATGTGTAGTTAATAAACTATTTACCCCATAACCCCCACGCACCCCCACAGGTTTTTCCCTCTTCCCCGGACCGGGTGGTGAGCAGAAAGCAGCGCCCCGTCTCCGTCCTCCTCTCATGTCCATCCTCTGCGTGTCCCGGTCCATCAGCGCCCCCTCACACCCCTGTACCCCCCGACTCTGTCCCCCTGATGCGCAGGACCGAGCGTCAGCCTCATGACTGCGTGGATCATCCTGCCCGTCAGCCTGGCCGCCTTCTCCATCACCGGGATATGGATAGTGTGAGTGTGGAAACATCAGATCTGCTGTTCGCTCCACCTGTGTGCATCAAGATGGATCCTAAtttaaccctgtgtgtgtgtgtgtgtgtgtgtgtaggtatgccATGGCCGTTATGAACCACCACGTTTGTCCTGTGGAGAACTGGTGAGTGCAGACATGTTTAATGGCACTGTTTTATCTCCCTGTTACTCCTCTACAGCACGATTTACAGTTTGTGTTGTTCACTGAAGGTCCTATAACGAGACGTGCTCAGAGGAAAAGGCTGAACGGGGCTTCCCCAAAACCTGCTGCACcatccagcacatcccactcatcaggtacacacacacacacacacacctgcaaagCGCTGAGCTTAGAGTTGATTAATAATTAAAGAGAAGACTTGGGCCAGAATTCTCCCATCACTGACACTGAATGGAAACAGAAGATGGATCGATGGACAGGAAAGTGGATGAGTGGATAAATGAGTGTACAAACAGGtggatggatgcatgaatgGATAAGTAGATGCATGAAATTCTGAATAAGTGGATGGAACAATGAGTTGCTaagtggataaatggatggacaaGTGTgcaaatggacagatggatgtgTGGGCgggtggacagacagacggagggGCGGacggagcgtgtgtgtgtgtgtgcgtgtgtgtgcgtgtgtgtgtgtgtgtgtggccggACATAGTGTGTGACCGGTCGGAGGTAGGGTGGCCGGCCGGGCGGAcggtgtgagtatgtgtgtggcCGGTCGGAGGGAGGGTGGCCGGGAggacggagtgtgtgtgtgtgtgtgtgtgtgtgtgtgtgtgtgtgtgtgtgtggccggGCAGACGGAGTGTGTGCCCGTTGATGGTGttctttattgtgttttgtgttgcaGTAAATGCGGCTCATTTCctccagagagctgtctgttcAGCCTCATCGGCAATGTGGGAGCCTTTATGGGTGAgtgctgcctctctctctctctctctctctctctctctcacacacacacacacacacgcactcacacagtGTAAACATCAATATGATGTGGATGGATTTGGGGGAAGGTAAAGTGCTGAGAGATGCACTCCTAATGGAAAAGGGAAGTGATGCGTCTGGACATTACTGGGGTGTTTattaccccacacacacacacacacacacacacactgctgagaaaatgctttatttgtttGAGTTTTGAATTTCAAAATAGCTGACTCCATCTGGGATTCAGAGGAGGAAAATCCTAAAAGTGTTCAGTATAAATATAACTTCCTGATGCTCAGGCTTTCGTTCACACCTGCGACATTTAAGTGGGACTGTAGTGGGATTGTAGTGGGATACACACCATCACGCTGCCTGCAAACGCATCAGCTGACACATCACTTCCTTTcccatgcttttaaaaaaaaaaatatatatattttttttttttaggaaactattattcatatttctttttttaaattcagaatGACGTTTATCATTCCTATTTGgccaaagataaaaataaaataaaaaaaagcgaAAGTGTTTGACCtttcctggtgtgtgtgtgtacagtggtgATGGTGTGTCTGCTGCGCTATGCTCAGATCATAGAGCACAGTCAGCACTGTTGGACCAACACGAGCAGCCTGATGTGCGGCTTCACCAACGCCGTGGGACTCGTCATGGTGGGGAACTTCCAGGTCTGTACCGTAATTATCCCTCCTGTTCGTAATCGTGACCCGTTTCACCACGTTTCTGTGGGACGAATAACCTGATTGGCTGTCGGTGCAGGTGGACCACGCTAAGACTCTGCACTACGTGGGTGCGGGCGTGGCCTTTCCCGCGGGCATGGTGTTCGTGTGTCTGCAGTGCGTGCTGACGTACCGTGTCGCCGTCACGCCTCTCGATTACCTGATGGCCCACGTGAGGGTGGCGCTCGCCATCGGCTCTCTGATCGCCCTCGTCCTCAGTATCCTTCACCTggcagaacaacaacaacaataataataacaataatgccatatgaaaatgtttacattgTAATCGTTGCTTTCCCTAACCGCTTGCCTCAGGCGGCGCCTTCTTCATCCACGAGAGCTTCGTCCTGCAGCACGCCGCCGCCATCTGCGAGTGGGTCTTCACCGTCCTCATCCTCGTCTTCTACGGCACGTTCACCTACGAGTTCGGCTCCGTCACCAGAGACACCTTGATGGCCGGTATACAGAGGAACCTCCCCCtcgggggcggggcttccagggaGCTCAAGGCTCCGGGCCGGAGCAGCACCACATCTACACAGCTGAACTGCATGCCCGAGAACATAGCTATGCTTTAACTaaaacatgcacgcacacacacacactgctgccttGAACTAATTCCCAGAATTCCCTGCACTGCACTGATTTAGTGGTATCTtggcacttttaaaaaaaaatttttttttttaaacatcagaatgattGTCAGTCGCCATATTAACCAACACCCCTGGAAAGCCCGCCCCCTTCGTCAATCTCTCATCTTGAATTTTTACTTTAACATTCGGCGTTTCAGACACTGCAAATATTTACAGCGGAACACTACAAGTGAAATCTTTGACCGCTTTTTGCCGTGGCCGGATTTCCGGCGCGTCCCTAATAACCATCGTGCGCCTAATAACCAACCCGCGCAGCTCGCAGTTTTTAACAAACGGCTTTCCAAGTGGAGGAGGCGTGGTTTCAACAAGGCCACACCCTTAAAATCACGGACAAACTTGAACGTTGTTATCCCTTAAACGGTGCAGTGCAggtcaaatcaaataaaataaagtaaacccATTCCGCACGTCCACTATTTCCACTCGTCCTGCCATCTTCACGCTCCTCGGTTTGCCCGATCTGCTCCACGGAAATGAAAGAGATGCGAGTCGATTGGCAGACACGGCTCATGGTGCTTAGCTTGGCTGCTGTAACGTTGGCGTGGAGCGGTTACACGCGCGCACGCTGGGGTTTTGTAAGGGTTTGTATCGGCCCTCGGGTCGAAACATGTTTTTATCACgcgtttggttttttttttctgcacaagACCCCGTTGTTTAGTGGCCTGGAGCTGCTCGCTGCTGTACGGAAacggtttgtttggttttttttgcacgtCACGCACGCACGGACGACGTTCCGGCGAGGTGCGTCGTGTCCCGGAGCGTGCCAGCGCGCACGTTTAAGAAATGTACAAACACAACCTGAAATCGATAATCAAGTAGTCGCACATCCCGAGAAAAATCTCCAATCGTTAGTAATCACTGCCTTATAGAGACGATAAtatttatgcctgttttttaatatctatatatatatatctatatattattcTATAGATGTTCTGTTCTCTTTAtgcctgttttattttttgttgttgttaacatATCAATTCTTTTTGTCATCTCTGTATTATCAATCACACTCGCGTCATCTTTCCCAGCC contains:
- the tmem150aa gene encoding transmembrane protein 150Aa, producing MTAWIILPVSLAAFSITGIWIVYAMAVMNHHVCPVENWSYNETCSEEKAERGFPKTCCTIQHIPLISKCGSFPPESCLFSLIGNVGAFMVVMVCLLRYAQIIEHSQHCWTNTSSLMCGFTNAVGLVMVGNFQVDHAKTLHYVGAGVAFPAGMVFVCLQCVLTYRVAVTPLDYLMAHVRVALAIGSLIALVLSGAFFIHESFVLQHAAAICEWVFTVLILVFYGTFTYEFGSVTRDTLMAGIQRNLPLGGGASRELKAPGRSSTTSTQLNCMPENIAML
- the tango2 gene encoding transport and Golgi organization protein 2 homolog isoform X3, producing the protein MEEGKEGGSWLGISKRGKLTALTNYLEHKSNPDALGRGFLVSNYMTENVDSFSYLRKVSSEGQLYNGFNLLTAEFRASEDTMCYYGNRGSPEPVRLKAAGIYGLSNSLLDTPWRKMQRGKQHFSSVVNKTLPPEGLVQELLQVLNDEELNTPDHMQESQGEGFSKDLLKLLSAVCVRAPGYGTRTNTIILIDSEDNVSFTERTMLNCDVTQWSTRSFQFKLQE
- the tango2 gene encoding transport and Golgi organization protein 2 homolog isoform X2 — protein: MCIIFFKFDPRPASKNAYRLILASNRDEFYNRPSKAADWWGCGKEILSGLDMEEGKEGGSWLGISKRGKLTALTNYLEHKSNPDALGRGFLVSNYMTENVDSFSYLRKVSSEGQLYNGFNLLTAEFRASEDTMCYYGNRGSPEPVRLKAGIYGLSNSLLDTPWRKMQRGKQHFSSVVNKTLPPEGLVQELLQVLNDEELNTPDHMQESQGEGFSKDLLKLLSAVCVRAPGYGTRTNTIILIDSEDNVSFTERTMLNCDVTQWSTRSFQFKLQE
- the tango2 gene encoding transport and Golgi organization protein 2 homolog isoform X1, which translates into the protein MCIIFFKFDPRPASKNAYRLILASNRDEFYNRPSKAADWWGCGKEILSGLDMEEGKEGGSWLGISKRGKLTALTNYLEHKSNPDALGRGFLVSNYMTENVDSFSYLRKVSSEGQLYNGFNLLTAEFRASEDTMCYYGNRGSPEPVRLKAAGIYGLSNSLLDTPWRKMQRGKQHFSSVVNKTLPPEGLVQELLQVLNDEELNTPDHMQESQGEGFSKDLLKLLSAVCVRAPGYGTRTNTIILIDSEDNVSFTERTMLNCDVTQWSTRSFQFKLQE